A region from the Geobacillus vulcani PSS1 genome encodes:
- a CDS encoding aldehyde dehydrogenase family protein gives MAERKKLYINGEWREAKSYTELKSPYSRETIAEIPMANEQEVDEAIAAAYAARQTMAAMPAHERAAILGRVVEQLKERQEEAAKLIALEAAKPITTAKGEVARTIQTYTFAAEEAKRIHGETLPLDAAPGGENRIAITVREPIGVIGAITPFNFPMNLVAHKLGPAIASGNTVVLKPASQTPLSAYFIAELFENAGLPKGALNVVTGSGRTVGDQIVADPRISMITFTGSPEVGIAIRNKAGLKRVTLELGSNSAVIVDEQVDLDRIIPRCVFGAFTFQGQVCISLQRVYVHEKRYDEFVEKFVAAAKQLKTGDPFDPATDVSALITPNDVDRALSWIEEAKQGGANVVLGGERDGNILLPTVIVDAKPTMKVSCQEVFAPIVLINRVRSIDEAIALVNDSRYGLQAGIYTDNVHTAWKAAKQLHVGGVLINDIPTFRVDHMPYGGVKESGFGREGIRYAIEEMTELKLIIFNQN, from the coding sequence ATGGCGGAAAGAAAAAAACTATACATCAACGGCGAATGGCGGGAAGCGAAGTCTTACACCGAACTGAAATCACCGTATTCACGCGAGACGATTGCCGAAATTCCGATGGCCAACGAACAAGAAGTTGATGAGGCGATCGCCGCGGCGTATGCGGCGCGGCAGACGATGGCCGCCATGCCGGCGCATGAACGGGCCGCTATTTTAGGGCGGGTCGTCGAACAGCTGAAAGAGCGGCAAGAAGAAGCGGCGAAGTTGATCGCCTTGGAAGCCGCCAAGCCGATCACCACGGCGAAAGGGGAAGTCGCCCGCACGATCCAGACGTATACATTCGCCGCCGAAGAAGCGAAGCGCATCCATGGCGAAACATTGCCGCTTGATGCGGCGCCGGGCGGGGAAAACCGCATCGCCATCACCGTCCGTGAGCCGATCGGCGTCATTGGGGCGATCACGCCGTTTAACTTCCCGATGAACTTAGTCGCTCATAAACTTGGTCCGGCTATCGCTTCAGGCAATACCGTGGTGTTGAAACCAGCGAGCCAAACGCCGCTGTCGGCCTACTTTATCGCCGAGCTGTTCGAGAACGCAGGCTTGCCGAAAGGGGCGCTCAACGTCGTCACCGGAAGCGGCCGCACGGTCGGCGACCAAATCGTCGCCGATCCCCGCATCAGCATGATCACGTTCACCGGCAGCCCGGAAGTGGGCATCGCGATCCGCAACAAAGCAGGCTTAAAGCGGGTGACGTTGGAGCTTGGCTCAAACTCGGCCGTCATCGTTGACGAGCAGGTCGATCTTGACCGCATCATCCCGCGTTGCGTATTTGGCGCGTTCACGTTCCAAGGGCAAGTGTGCATTTCGCTCCAGCGCGTCTATGTCCATGAAAAACGCTATGACGAGTTCGTTGAAAAATTCGTCGCTGCGGCGAAACAGTTGAAAACAGGCGACCCGTTCGATCCAGCCACCGATGTGTCGGCGTTAATCACGCCAAACGATGTCGATCGCGCGCTTTCTTGGATTGAAGAGGCGAAACAAGGCGGCGCGAATGTCGTCCTCGGCGGCGAGCGCGACGGCAACATTTTGCTTCCAACGGTCATTGTCGATGCCAAACCGACAATGAAAGTGTCATGCCAAGAAGTGTTCGCCCCGATCGTCTTGATCAACCGTGTCCGCTCGATCGACGAAGCGATTGCGCTTGTCAATGACTCGCGCTACGGTTTGCAGGCGGGCATTTACACCGATAACGTCCATACCGCGTGGAAAGCGGCGAAACAACTGCACGTCGGTGGCGTGCTCATCAACGACATCCCAACGTTCCGTGTCGACCATATGCCGTACGGCGGCGTGAAAGAAAGCGGGTTCGGCCGCGAAGGGATCCGCTATGCGATCGAGGAAATGACGGAGTTGAAATTGATTATTTTTAACCAGAATTAA